CTCCTGGCTGACGACGCGGTGGCCTGGCAGGCATTGCGCGAGGGGCGGGCGGTACTTGTCATGCGTCACGCCAGCGCGCCTGGCTTCGGTGATCCCGAAGGCTTCGTTCTCGAAGACTGCAAAACCCAGCGAAATCTGAATCAGCGCGGCCGGGATGAGGCCCGGCGCTGGGGCGCGCGGCTGCGCGAAGCGGGGCTGAATGAAGTGCGCTTGTTCAGCAGTCGCTGGTGCCGCGCGCTGGAGACCGCCGAGCACATGGCGCTGGGCCCGGTGGAGCCACTGCCTGCGCTGGATTCGTTTTTCACATCGCCGGCAAACGAGCAGTGGCATACCGACGCCTTGCGCGAGGCCGTCGAGCAATTGCCGGTCGGTGAGATAGCGGTGCTGGTCACTCACCAGGTCAACATCACCGCACTGACGGGCATCTTCCCGCAGTCGGGCGAGGGATTGATTCTGGAGCGCCCGCTAACGAGTCCGCCCAGGGTGCTAACGCGCATCGCGCCGCCTTAGCCACCCTTGGCCGTTTTGGAATAGTTGTCCCAGATATGGATGGCCGCATAGGCGCGCCACGGACGCCAGGGTTCGGCGCGTTCGGCCAGCGCCTTGGCGCTGATGCCGTCTGCACCCCACAGTGGCGCTTTCAGTAATCCCAGATCGGCAGCGGGAAAGGCGTCCGCGACGCCGAAGCCCCGTAGCGCGATGTATTCGGCTGTCCAGGGACCTATCCCCGGCAATTCGCAGAGTCGTCGCACCAGCGCATCGGCACCATCTTCCACGTGCAGCAGCAGCGCGCCTTCGGCCACCGCGGTCGCGAGGCGGCGCAGCGCCTGGGCTCGCTTGGATGGCATGCCGATGTTCTCCAGCGGGTCATCGGCGATGGCCTGTGCGCTAGGGAAGAGCCGCTCCAGCCCCGGCGGGGCGTCCCGCAGCGTCTCGCCGAGGCGTTCCACCAGGCGCCGCGTAATGGTCACCGCCGCCTTGACCGTGACCTGCTGGCCGACCACCGCCCGCACCGCCTGTTCGAACGGGTCGTAGGCGGCCGGCAGGCGCAGGCCGGGGTGCGCGGCGATCAGCGGCCCGAGTGCGGGATCGCTAGCGAAATGCGTGGCGATGGCCTGCGGATCGGCATCCAGATCGAACATCTTGCGAACCTGTCCGACGAGTGGCTGGGTGGCATGTTGCAAAGAGTCGCTGAGCATCAGTTCGAGCGCCGGGCGGTCGGCCTGCGCGCGCACGCGGAGCCAGCCGCTGGCTTCGCCAACGCGCAGCGTGCGCGAGTAGCCGTCAGTGTCCAGCAGTTCCACGCCGGGTAACAGACGCAGGGCGAAGTGGTGGTGAAACTGCTGCCATTCCCAGGGTTCGAGGTAGGGCAATTGGATGATTTCGCTCATGACCCGACTCTAGGATCTCCCGATGGCCTTGTCGTCCCGAAGTGTGCTTTTGCTGCCTGCGGTTTCCGCTGTCATCTTGGCCAACGTAGAATGCGCCTCTTTTCGGTGGGCAGGCTGCATCGCCCGTCAAGCCAGATTGCCATCATGCGGCGGAGCGCTGCTTCGTCGCCGGTCAAGGGAGATACCCCATGAGCGACTTTCAGGAAACTCTCTACGAGGGATACGGGCAGCGGTTCCAGGTCGACAAGCTGCTGCACGAGGTGCGCACCGCGCATCAGCATCTGGTGATCTTCGAGAACCCGCGCATGGGCCGGGTCATGGCCCTGGACGGCGTGGTCCAGACCAGCGAAGCCGACGAATTCATCTACCACGAAATGCTTGCCCACGTACCGATCCTGGCCCATGGACTGGCGCGTCGCGTGCTGATCATCGGTGGCGGCGACGGCGGCATCCTTCGTGAAGTGGCGCGCCACCGCGATATCGAGAGCATCACCATGGTCGAGATCGATGCCACGGTGGTGGAAATGTGCAGGGAGTTCCTGCCGAACCATTCCGCCGGCACCTTCGAGGATCCGCGGCTGAATCTGGTGATCGACGACGGCATGCGCTTCGTGGCGACCACTGAAGAGAAGTTCGACGTCATCATCTCCGACTCCACCGATCCCATCGGCCCGGGTGAAGTGTTGTTCTCTGAGAACTTCTACCAGGCCTGTCGCCGCTGTCTGAATGAAGGCGGGATCCTCGTCGCGCAGAACGGTACGCCGTTCATGCAACTGGGCGAACTGCAGACCACTGCCAGACGCATGCAGGGGCTGTTCGCCGACTGGCATTTCTACCAGGCGGCTGTGCCGACCTATATCGGTGGTGCCATGTCCTTCGCCTGGGGCGCGTGCAGCGTGGAGAGCCGCAAGCTGCCGCTGGAAACCCTGATGCAGCGCTTCGCCGGCAGCGGCATCGTTACTCGGTATTACAACCCGCATGTGCACCTTGGCGCCTTCGCACTGCCGCAATACGTGTTGCATGCGATCGCCAAGCCCAGCAACGACTGATCCGCCTGTGATGGCTGTCTCATAACGGGGCATTCAGACGAACCAGGCCTCGCGGCCCGCCCGGAAACGGTGCGGGCCGCTTTCGTTTCATCTCCAACGCCTTGTTCTACAAGGGTTATCCGGCGTGGCGCGAGCTTTGCACTGTCGTTGGGCAGGTTTCTGTCCGAGGGCTCCGCATGGACCGCGTTTTCTACGATGAGATGCACGACGCGCACGGCGCATGCCGCCCGCACTACCGGGCCTTTTCGGCTTGGCTTTCCGATACGCCATCCGACGTGCTGGCGCAACGTCGGCGCGAGGCGGATCTGCTGTTCCACCGCGCCGGCATCACCTTCACCCTGTACGGCGACGAGCAGGGCACCGAACGGCTGATTCCCTTCGACACCATCCCGCGCGCCATCCCGATGAGCGAATGGCGGATGGTGGAACGCGGCTGCATCCAGCGGGTACAGGCGCTCAACCTGTTCCTCGCCGATCTCTACCACGGGCAGCGCATCCTCAAGGCCGGCGTCATCCCGCCGGAGCGGGTGCTGACCAACGAAGGCTACCAGCCGGCGATGCAGGGGCTGGACCTGCACCGCGATACCTATGCGCACATCGCCGGGGTCGACCTGGTGCGCGATGGCGATGGCACCTACTACGTGCTCGAGGACAACCTGCGCACGCCCAGCGGCGTCAGCTACATGCTCGAGGACCGCAAGATGATGATGCGGCTGTTCCCCGAGCTGTTCGCCGCGCAGCGCATCGCGCCGATCAATCACTATCCCAACCTGTTGCTGGAAACGCTCAAGCATTCCAGCCCGCTGGACAATCCCTGCGTGGTGGTGATGACGCCGGGACGTTTCAACAGCGCCTTCTTCGAGCACGCCTTTCTCGCCCGCGAAATGGGCGTGGAACTGGTCGAGGGCGCGGACCTGTTCGTGCGCGACGAGCGCGTCTACATGCGCACCACCGCCGGCGCGCGCCAGGTCGACGTGATCTACCGCCGGCTCGACGACGCCTTCCTCGACCCGCTGGCGTTCAACCCGGAGTCGGCGCTGGGCGTACCCGGCCTGCTGTCGGCCTACCGGGCGGGCAACCTGGTGCTGGCCAATGCCATCGGCACCGGCGTGGCCGACGACAAGTCGATCTATCCGTTCGTGCCGGACATGATCCGCTTCTACCTGGACGAGGAGCCGGTCCTCGCCAACGTGCCAACCTGGCAATGCCGCAAGCCGGAGGAACTGTCCCACGTGCTGGCGCACCTGCCGCAGCTGGTGGTCAAGGAAACCCAGGGCTCCGGCGGCTACGGCATGCTGGTCGGCCCGGCGGCCAGCGCGAAGGAGATCGAGGCCTTCCGCGCGCGGCTGAAGGCCAATCCCGGCGCCTATATCGCCCAGCCGACCCTGAGCCTGTCGACCTGCCCGACCTTCGTCGAGAACGGCATCGCCCCGCGCCATATCGACCTGCGGCCGTTCGTGCTCAGCGGCCGGGAAACCCGCCTGATGCCCGGCGGGCTGACCCGCGTGGCGCTGCGCGAGGGCTCGCTGGTGGTCAACTCGTCGCAGGGCGGCGGCACCAAGGACACCTGGATCGTGGAGGATTGCTGAATGCTGAGTAGAACCGCGGCCGATCTGTACTGGATGTCCCGCTACCTGGAGCGCGCCGAGAACATGGCACGCATGCTGGACGTCAGCTATTCGCTGTCGCTGATGCCGCAGGACGGCCGTGGCGACGGCCTCGACGAACTGGCCATGCCGCTGCTGATCACCGGCACGCTGGACGATTACCTGGTGTGCCATGGCCAGCTCAACGCCGAGCGCATGCTGCATTTCTTCGCCCTCGACGAAGGCAACCCGGCCAGCCTGTTCAACTGCCTGCGCCTGGCGCGCAGCAACGCCCACGCGGTGCGCGGGCGCATCACCTCGGACATGTGGGAGAACATCAACGCCGCCTGGCTGGAGATGCGCGGCATCGCCGAGCAGGGCCTGGGGCGCTATGGCATCAGCCGTTTCTGCGAATGGGTCAAGGAGCGTTCGCACCTGTTCCGCGGCGCCACCGTCGGCACCATCATGCGCAGCGACGCCTACCGCTTCATCCGCCTGGGCACCTTCATCGAACGCGCCGACAACACCCTGCGCCTGCTCGACGCCCGCCACGAGCTGCTCGGCGAGGAAAGCGAGAACCTCGACGACCGCTCGGCGCGCGCCTACTACCAGTGGAGCGCGCTGCTGCGGGCGCTGTCCTCGTTCGAGGCCTTCGCCGAGATCTACCGCGGCTCGCCGCGCACGGCCAAGGTCGCCGAGCTGCTGCTGTTGCGCGCCGACGTGCCGCGCTCGCTGCGCGCCTGCCTGGTGGAGCTGCAACTGATCCTCGCCAGCCTGCCGGGGGACAACGGCCGCCCGGCGCAGCGCCTGGCCTCCGAGCTGGAGGCGGGCCTGCGCTACACCAGCATCGACGAAGTGCTGGAAATCGGCCTGCACGACTGGATCACCGCCTACGTCGAGCAGGTCGGCCGGCTGGGCAACGCCATTCACTCTGCCTACCTGGAGGCCGCATGAAGCTATCCATCAGCCACGACACCAGCTACCGCTACCAGGACCAGGTGCGCGCGAGCATCCAGTACCTGCGCCTGACGCCCCAGCAGAGCCAGCGCCAGCGCGTGTTCAGCTGGGAGCTGGAGCTGCCGCGCCCGGCGCGGGCGCAGCGCGACCCCTACGGCAACGTGCTGCACGTGCTGACCCTGGACGAACCGCACGACGAGATCGTCATCCGTGCCCGCGGCCAGGTGGAAATCGACGAAACCTGCGAATGCGAGGCCGAGGACGGCTCGCCTTTGCCGTTCCTGCGTTCCAGCCCGTTGACCCAGGCCGACGAGCCCCTGGCCGAGTTCGCCCGCTGCCAGTGCGGCAGCCGGCGCACACGCGACGGCCTGGCCGAACTGATGCACGCGCTGGCCGACCACATGCTCTATACCCCCGGCGCGACCCGGGTGGAAAGCACCGCGGCGCAGGCCTTCGCCGGCGGCGCCGGGGTCTGCCAGGACCACAGCCATGCCTTCATCGCCTGCGCCCGCAGCCTGGGCATCCCGGCGCGCTACGTCTCCGGCTACCTGCTGACCGACGACAGCGACCACCTGGCCAGCCATGCCTGGGTCGAGGCCTGGATCGACGGGCAGTGGTACAGCTTCGACGTCTCCAACCGGCTGCTGCGGCCGGACCGCCACCTGAAGCTGGCGGTGGGCCTGGACTACCTCGATGCCTGCCCGGTGCGCGGCATGCGCCGCGGCGGTGGCGGCGAATCGATGCACGCCCGGGTGCAGGTCATGCCGATG
This DNA window, taken from Pseudomonas sp. FeN3W, encodes the following:
- a CDS encoding alpha-E domain-containing protein, with product MLSRTAADLYWMSRYLERAENMARMLDVSYSLSLMPQDGRGDGLDELAMPLLITGTLDDYLVCHGQLNAERMLHFFALDEGNPASLFNCLRLARSNAHAVRGRITSDMWENINAAWLEMRGIAEQGLGRYGISRFCEWVKERSHLFRGATVGTIMRSDAYRFIRLGTFIERADNTLRLLDARHELLGEESENLDDRSARAYYQWSALLRALSSFEAFAEIYRGSPRTAKVAELLLLRADVPRSLRACLVELQLILASLPGDNGRPAQRLASELEAGLRYTSIDEVLEIGLHDWITAYVEQVGRLGNAIHSAYLEAA
- a CDS encoding transglutaminase family protein, encoding MKLSISHDTSYRYQDQVRASIQYLRLTPQQSQRQRVFSWELELPRPARAQRDPYGNVLHVLTLDEPHDEIVIRARGQVEIDETCECEAEDGSPLPFLRSSPLTQADEPLAEFARCQCGSRRTRDGLAELMHALADHMLYTPGATRVESTAAQAFAGGAGVCQDHSHAFIACARSLGIPARYVSGYLLTDDSDHLASHAWVEAWIDGQWYSFDVSNRLLRPDRHLKLAVGLDYLDACPVRGMRRGGGGESMHARVQVMPMQMGQQ
- a CDS encoding DNA-3-methyladenine glycosylase, yielding MSEIIQLPYLEPWEWQQFHHHFALRLLPGVELLDTDGYSRTLRVGEASGWLRVRAQADRPALELMLSDSLQHATQPLVGQVRKMFDLDADPQAIATHFASDPALGPLIAAHPGLRLPAAYDPFEQAVRAVVGQQVTVKAAVTITRRLVERLGETLRDAPPGLERLFPSAQAIADDPLENIGMPSKRAQALRRLATAVAEGALLLHVEDGADALVRRLCELPGIGPWTAEYIALRGFGVADAFPAADLGLLKAPLWGADGISAKALAERAEPWRPWRAYAAIHIWDNYSKTAKGG
- a CDS encoding histidine phosphatase family protein translates to MWRCGLLIGLLAFAVEPLLADDAVAWQALREGRAVLVMRHASAPGFGDPEGFVLEDCKTQRNLNQRGRDEARRWGARLREAGLNEVRLFSSRWCRALETAEHMALGPVEPLPALDSFFTSPANEQWHTDALREAVEQLPVGEIAVLVTHQVNITALTGIFPQSGEGLILERPLTSPPRVLTRIAPP
- a CDS encoding circularly permuted type 2 ATP-grasp protein codes for the protein MDRVFYDEMHDAHGACRPHYRAFSAWLSDTPSDVLAQRRREADLLFHRAGITFTLYGDEQGTERLIPFDTIPRAIPMSEWRMVERGCIQRVQALNLFLADLYHGQRILKAGVIPPERVLTNEGYQPAMQGLDLHRDTYAHIAGVDLVRDGDGTYYVLEDNLRTPSGVSYMLEDRKMMMRLFPELFAAQRIAPINHYPNLLLETLKHSSPLDNPCVVVMTPGRFNSAFFEHAFLAREMGVELVEGADLFVRDERVYMRTTAGARQVDVIYRRLDDAFLDPLAFNPESALGVPGLLSAYRAGNLVLANAIGTGVADDKSIYPFVPDMIRFYLDEEPVLANVPTWQCRKPEELSHVLAHLPQLVVKETQGSGGYGMLVGPAASAKEIEAFRARLKANPGAYIAQPTLSLSTCPTFVENGIAPRHIDLRPFVLSGRETRLMPGGLTRVALREGSLVVNSSQGGGTKDTWIVEDC
- the speE gene encoding polyamine aminopropyltransferase → MSDFQETLYEGYGQRFQVDKLLHEVRTAHQHLVIFENPRMGRVMALDGVVQTSEADEFIYHEMLAHVPILAHGLARRVLIIGGGDGGILREVARHRDIESITMVEIDATVVEMCREFLPNHSAGTFEDPRLNLVIDDGMRFVATTEEKFDVIISDSTDPIGPGEVLFSENFYQACRRCLNEGGILVAQNGTPFMQLGELQTTARRMQGLFADWHFYQAAVPTYIGGAMSFAWGACSVESRKLPLETLMQRFAGSGIVTRYYNPHVHLGAFALPQYVLHAIAKPSND